Proteins found in one Scylla paramamosain isolate STU-SP2022 chromosome 44, ASM3559412v1, whole genome shotgun sequence genomic segment:
- the LOC135093976 gene encoding armadillo repeat-containing protein 2-like isoform X4, giving the protein METTSNALSPFYIPPHRKTSAQIIREARASLGVGGSPSTPILTGVGVPRVGVRTVQTKRPFTPRERERTLFGGRTSAEAGRDARPPSSFTLSPLHFDSSDSNGSSNGRQISTAAGPRLLLPLASAKLSKDGCDKAKLPSLISTSRLVHRHQFRALSLCDLPEEETEEGGEEGVPRTPHRGNVPSLPRSSTFNALLSLQQKLGEEEGRREDDSTTTTTTTTSNLDSSKDEQESNSVTGRVTDKVTDSPLFLQLLNKSDLELRDVETHTQTHTAKHTVGVHEQGVALPSVHEATASLNKTQGVRAGGGGGHVGARGGLVGTRFLGTERKKSLSKRPGVDRDWRHAVEARTGSKDEEELPFSPSPTEAEGCREDTEEPGQPTAAPREVAVDQTVYYEEKVGPVLDEINRAVSCAVGEEVLGELVGKLYGCLEAGGLLGRHFRYRSQVLRAVFRLVDREYGPLLAAIARVMLALKVSGSNLTSVCKLVFKVTRHDVNDSLFLEGNLLDLLLEAVACVPPLDQPEACVYGYGALKFLTMNSQLVSRLLNRGILELLVLHMKLIVNHQQEVGSVPEQTHYALVQLTGTLRHVSSCERTFPLLLVTGAVPQVCSLLHHFSHDQDVTANVVRILSIISTHEECCAVAATHPATLPAAVAALRRHAASPAIVVRLAYALGNMMANSDEARWKVGLFSVDGFTETLLELLTEYLQRDRHHQADEMIDPLTPASGTPEDVMVKLIRVLANVSVHSRVGPVLARSRTCLSLLVSALQHKGVDESEELVLSTLATLNNLTFYTRDQPISTLHTDLAECLCEMLPMDHVEGLVETIRVFGNLTHFKDIRDILTKRAVLEVLVEMLDCDSRELVYVCAGVLVNLMSDASRRTIFQMEKGVLRMIDVLQYFGYGDWQLCNLVCQVLWNFCASAADVQEVLGPKETEKLIYVLEEFLDDDSYFNNPEVFGECDPDTKEVVYQLWEDFAFVATKLLDRIEENTALPVVPV; this is encoded by the exons ATGGAGACCACAAGCAACGCGCTCTCTCCGTTCTACATTCCCCCGCACCGCAAAACCTCCGCCCAGATCATCAGAGAGGCGCGGGCGTCCCTGGGCGTGGGGGGCAGTCCCTCCACGCCCATCCTGACAGGCGTGGGCGTGCCTAGAGTGGGCGTGAGGACCGTGCAGACGAAAAGACCGTTCACGccacgagagagggagagaacgcTGTTTGGCGGGAGGACGTCAGCGGAGGCGGGAAGAGATGCAAGGCCTCCCAGCTCcttcac gctgTCGCCGCTGCATTTCGACTCGAGTGACAGCAACGGCAGCAGCAACGGAAGGCAGATAAGCACGGCTGCTGGCCCCCGCTTACTGCTACCCCTGGCCTCTGCTAAACTAAGCAAGGATGGCTGcgataag gcCAAACTCCCGTCCCTCATCTCCACATCCAGGCTTGTCCACAGGCACCAGTTCCgcgccctctccctctgtgact TACCAGAGGAGGAGAccgaggaggggggagaagaaggCGTCCCCCGTACCCCCCACCGAGGTAATGTCCCCTCTCTACCCAGGAGCTCCACCTTCAACGCTCTCCTCAGcctacag caaaaacttggggaggaggaggggagaagagaagatgacagcaccaccaccaccaccaccaccacctctaattTAGACAGCTCGAAAGACGAACAAGAGAGCAATTCG GTCACAGGCAGGGTCACAGATAAGGTCACAGACTCCCCTCTATTCCTGCAACTCCTCAACAAGTCTGACCTCGAGTTAAGGGAcgtggagacacacacacagacgcacacagcCAAGCACACTGTAGGGGTACATGAGCAAGGCGTGGCCCTGCCCAGTGTGCACGAGGCGACCGCTAGCCTGAATAagacgcag GGTGTGAGGgcagggggaggtggagggcacGTGGGGGCCCGAGGAGGACTGGTGGGCACCCGTTTCCTGGGgactgagaggaagaagagcttAAGCAAGAGGCCTGGAGTGGATAGAGACTGGCGGCATGCAGTGGAGGCCAGGACTGGAAGCAAGGATGAAGAAG aactccccttctccccttctcccacagAGGCTGAGGGATGCAGGGAGGACACGGAAGAGCCAGGACAACCCACAGCTGCCCCCAGGGAGGTTGCAGTGGACCAGACTGTGTATTATGAAGAGAAGGTGGGGCCGGTGCTGGACGAGATTAACAGGGCAGTCAGCTGTG CCGtgggggaggaggtgctggGGGAGCTGGTGGGGAAGCTGTATGGGTGTCTTGAGGCTGGCGGACTGCTGGGGAGACACTTTCGCTACAGGTCACAAGTTCTTCGAGCCGTCTTTCGCTTGGTTGATCGCGAATATGGGCCCCTCCTGGCTGCCATTGCAAGGGTGATGCTGgcg CTCAAGGTATCTGGCAGCAACCTCACTTCAGTCTGCAAATTGGTGTTTAAGGTGACAAGACACGACGTCAATGATTCTCTATTTCTTGAGGGGAACCTGCTGGACCTGCTGCTGGAGGCTGTGGCGTGCGTCCCACCCCTGGACCAACCTGAGGCCTGTGTGTATGGCTATGGGGCACTCAAATTTCTTACCATGAATTCACAGCTTGTCTCTCGGCTTCTCAACAGAGGCATTCTAGAGCTTCTGGTGTTGCATATGAAGCTTATTGTTAATCAT CAGCAGGAGGTAGGGAGCGTACCAGAACAGACCCACTACGCCCTGGTGCAGCTGACGGGGACCCTGCGGCACGTCAGCAGCTGCGAGAGGACCTTCCCCTTGCTGCTGGTGACTGGTGCTGTTCCTCAGGTGTGCTCCCTCCTGCATCACTTCTCCCATGATCAGGATGTGACCGCCAATGTTGTCAGGATATTGAG catCATCTCCACACATGAGGAATGCTGTGCGGTGGCAGCCACACACCCTGCCACACTGCCTGCAGCTGTGGCAGCTCTGCGCCGCCACGCTGCGTCGCCGGCCATTGTGGTGCGGCTGGCCTACGCACTGGGCAACATGATGGCCAACTCGGACGAGGCTCGCTGGAAAGTGGGT ttgTTCAGCGTCGATGGGTTTACGGAAACACTGCTTGAGCTGCTGACTGAGTACCTCCAACGGGACCGCCACCACCAGGCTGACGAGATGATAGACCCCCTCACACCAGCCAGCGGGACCCCAGAGGACGTCATGGTGAAG CTGATCCGCGTCCTGGCCAACGTGTCCGTACATTCGCGCGTCGGCCCCGTCCTGGCCCGCTCACGCACCTGCCTGTCACTGCTGGTGTCGGCTCTTCAGCACAAGGGTGTGGATGAGAGTGAGGAGCTGGTGTTGTCCACGCTTGCCACCCTCAACAACCTCACCTTCTACACCCGCGACCAGCCCATCTCCACTCTGCACACTGATTTGGCtgagt GCCTGTGTGAGATGCTGCCGATGGATCACGTGGAGGGCCTAGTGGAAACCATCCGAGTGTTTGGCAACCTCACACACTTCAAGGACATCCGAGACATCCTAACAAAGCGCGCAG tgctggaggtgctggtggAAATGCTAGACTGTGATTCACGGGAGCTGGTGTACGTGTGTGCTGGCGTGCTGGTCAACCTCATGTCAGACGCCTCCAGGAGAACCATATTTCAGATGGAGAAGGGCGTGctcag AATGATTGACGTGTTGCAGTATTTCGGTTACGGTGATTGGCAGCTGTGCAATCTGGTGTGTCAGGTGCTGTGGAACTTCTGTGCCTCTGCTGCGGACGTGCAGGAGGTGCTGGGACCAAAGGAGACAGAGAAGCTGATCTATGTCCTGGAGGAATTCTTGG ATGACGACTCCTATTTCAACAACCCTGAGGTGTTTGGTGAGTGCGACCCAGACACGAAGGAGGTTGTATATCAGTTGTGGGAGGATTTTGCCTTTGTGGCCACCAAGCTCCTGGACCGCATTGAGGAAAACACCGCCCTCCCTGTTGTGCCTGtctag
- the LOC135093976 gene encoding armadillo repeat-containing protein 2-like isoform X5 produces the protein MSQAVESRREVTLSSGNMETTSNALSPFYIPPHRKTSAQIIREARASLGVGGSPSTPILTGVGVPRVGVRTVQTKRPFTPRERERTLFGGRTSAEAGRDARPPSSFTLSPLHFDSSDSNGSSNGRQISTAAGPRLLLPLASAKLSKDGCDKAKLPSLISTSRLVHRHQFRALSLCDLPEEETEEGGEEGVPRTPHRGNVPSLPRSSTFNALLSLQVTGRVTDKVTDSPLFLQLLNKSDLELRDVETHTQTHTAKHTVGVHEQGVALPSVHEATASLNKTQGVRAGGGGGHVGARGGLVGTRFLGTERKKSLSKRPGVDRDWRHAVEARTGSKDEEELPFSPSPTEAEGCREDTEEPGQPTAAPREVAVDQTVYYEEKVGPVLDEINRAVSCAVGEEVLGELVGKLYGCLEAGGLLGRHFRYRSQVLRAVFRLVDREYGPLLAAIARVMLALKVSGSNLTSVCKLVFKVTRHDVNDSLFLEGNLLDLLLEAVACVPPLDQPEACVYGYGALKFLTMNSQLVSRLLNRGILELLVLHMKLIVNHQQEVGSVPEQTHYALVQLTGTLRHVSSCERTFPLLLVTGAVPQVCSLLHHFSHDQDVTANVVRILSIISTHEECCAVAATHPATLPAAVAALRRHAASPAIVVRLAYALGNMMANSDEARWKVGLFSVDGFTETLLELLTEYLQRDRHHQADEMIDPLTPASGTPEDVMVKLIRVLANVSVHSRVGPVLARSRTCLSLLVSALQHKGVDESEELVLSTLATLNNLTFYTRDQPISTLHTDLAECLCEMLPMDHVEGLVETIRVFGNLTHFKDIRDILTKRAVLEVLVEMLDCDSRELVYVCAGVLVNLMSDASRRTIFQMEKGVLRMIDVLQYFGYGDWQLCNLVCQVLWNFCASAADVQEVLGPKETEKLIYVLEEFLDDDSYFNNPEVFGECDPDTKEVVYQLWEDFAFVATKLLDRIEENTALPVVPV, from the exons atgagccAGGCGGTGGAGAGCAGGCGCGAGGTGACCTTGAGTAGCGGCAACATGGAGACCACAAGCAACGCGCTCTCTCCGTTCTACATTCCCCCGCACCGCAAAACCTCCGCCCAGATCATCAGAGAGGCGCGGGCGTCCCTGGGCGTGGGGGGCAGTCCCTCCACGCCCATCCTGACAGGCGTGGGCGTGCCTAGAGTGGGCGTGAGGACCGTGCAGACGAAAAGACCGTTCACGccacgagagagggagagaacgcTGTTTGGCGGGAGGACGTCAGCGGAGGCGGGAAGAGATGCAAGGCCTCCCAGCTCcttcac gctgTCGCCGCTGCATTTCGACTCGAGTGACAGCAACGGCAGCAGCAACGGAAGGCAGATAAGCACGGCTGCTGGCCCCCGCTTACTGCTACCCCTGGCCTCTGCTAAACTAAGCAAGGATGGCTGcgataag gcCAAACTCCCGTCCCTCATCTCCACATCCAGGCTTGTCCACAGGCACCAGTTCCgcgccctctccctctgtgact TACCAGAGGAGGAGAccgaggaggggggagaagaaggCGTCCCCCGTACCCCCCACCGAGGTAATGTCCCCTCTCTACCCAGGAGCTCCACCTTCAACGCTCTCCTCAGcctacag GTCACAGGCAGGGTCACAGATAAGGTCACAGACTCCCCTCTATTCCTGCAACTCCTCAACAAGTCTGACCTCGAGTTAAGGGAcgtggagacacacacacagacgcacacagcCAAGCACACTGTAGGGGTACATGAGCAAGGCGTGGCCCTGCCCAGTGTGCACGAGGCGACCGCTAGCCTGAATAagacgcag GGTGTGAGGgcagggggaggtggagggcacGTGGGGGCCCGAGGAGGACTGGTGGGCACCCGTTTCCTGGGgactgagaggaagaagagcttAAGCAAGAGGCCTGGAGTGGATAGAGACTGGCGGCATGCAGTGGAGGCCAGGACTGGAAGCAAGGATGAAGAAG aactccccttctccccttctcccacagAGGCTGAGGGATGCAGGGAGGACACGGAAGAGCCAGGACAACCCACAGCTGCCCCCAGGGAGGTTGCAGTGGACCAGACTGTGTATTATGAAGAGAAGGTGGGGCCGGTGCTGGACGAGATTAACAGGGCAGTCAGCTGTG CCGtgggggaggaggtgctggGGGAGCTGGTGGGGAAGCTGTATGGGTGTCTTGAGGCTGGCGGACTGCTGGGGAGACACTTTCGCTACAGGTCACAAGTTCTTCGAGCCGTCTTTCGCTTGGTTGATCGCGAATATGGGCCCCTCCTGGCTGCCATTGCAAGGGTGATGCTGgcg CTCAAGGTATCTGGCAGCAACCTCACTTCAGTCTGCAAATTGGTGTTTAAGGTGACAAGACACGACGTCAATGATTCTCTATTTCTTGAGGGGAACCTGCTGGACCTGCTGCTGGAGGCTGTGGCGTGCGTCCCACCCCTGGACCAACCTGAGGCCTGTGTGTATGGCTATGGGGCACTCAAATTTCTTACCATGAATTCACAGCTTGTCTCTCGGCTTCTCAACAGAGGCATTCTAGAGCTTCTGGTGTTGCATATGAAGCTTATTGTTAATCAT CAGCAGGAGGTAGGGAGCGTACCAGAACAGACCCACTACGCCCTGGTGCAGCTGACGGGGACCCTGCGGCACGTCAGCAGCTGCGAGAGGACCTTCCCCTTGCTGCTGGTGACTGGTGCTGTTCCTCAGGTGTGCTCCCTCCTGCATCACTTCTCCCATGATCAGGATGTGACCGCCAATGTTGTCAGGATATTGAG catCATCTCCACACATGAGGAATGCTGTGCGGTGGCAGCCACACACCCTGCCACACTGCCTGCAGCTGTGGCAGCTCTGCGCCGCCACGCTGCGTCGCCGGCCATTGTGGTGCGGCTGGCCTACGCACTGGGCAACATGATGGCCAACTCGGACGAGGCTCGCTGGAAAGTGGGT ttgTTCAGCGTCGATGGGTTTACGGAAACACTGCTTGAGCTGCTGACTGAGTACCTCCAACGGGACCGCCACCACCAGGCTGACGAGATGATAGACCCCCTCACACCAGCCAGCGGGACCCCAGAGGACGTCATGGTGAAG CTGATCCGCGTCCTGGCCAACGTGTCCGTACATTCGCGCGTCGGCCCCGTCCTGGCCCGCTCACGCACCTGCCTGTCACTGCTGGTGTCGGCTCTTCAGCACAAGGGTGTGGATGAGAGTGAGGAGCTGGTGTTGTCCACGCTTGCCACCCTCAACAACCTCACCTTCTACACCCGCGACCAGCCCATCTCCACTCTGCACACTGATTTGGCtgagt GCCTGTGTGAGATGCTGCCGATGGATCACGTGGAGGGCCTAGTGGAAACCATCCGAGTGTTTGGCAACCTCACACACTTCAAGGACATCCGAGACATCCTAACAAAGCGCGCAG tgctggaggtgctggtggAAATGCTAGACTGTGATTCACGGGAGCTGGTGTACGTGTGTGCTGGCGTGCTGGTCAACCTCATGTCAGACGCCTCCAGGAGAACCATATTTCAGATGGAGAAGGGCGTGctcag AATGATTGACGTGTTGCAGTATTTCGGTTACGGTGATTGGCAGCTGTGCAATCTGGTGTGTCAGGTGCTGTGGAACTTCTGTGCCTCTGCTGCGGACGTGCAGGAGGTGCTGGGACCAAAGGAGACAGAGAAGCTGATCTATGTCCTGGAGGAATTCTTGG ATGACGACTCCTATTTCAACAACCCTGAGGTGTTTGGTGAGTGCGACCCAGACACGAAGGAGGTTGTATATCAGTTGTGGGAGGATTTTGCCTTTGTGGCCACCAAGCTCCTGGACCGCATTGAGGAAAACACCGCCCTCCCTGTTGTGCCTGtctag
- the LOC135093976 gene encoding armadillo repeat-containing protein 2-like isoform X8 → MSQAVESRREVTLSSGNMETTSNALSPFYIPPHRKTSAQIIREARASLGVGGSPSTPILTGVGVPRVGVRTVQTKRPFTPRERERTLFGGRTSAEAGRDARPPSSFTLSPLHFDSSDSNGSSNGRQISTAAGPRLLLPLASAKLSKDGCDKAKLPSLISTSRLVHRHQFRALSLCDLPEEETEEGGEEGVPRTPHRGNVPSLPRSSTFNALLSLQGVRAGGGGGHVGARGGLVGTRFLGTERKKSLSKRPGVDRDWRHAVEARTGSKDEEELPFSPSPTEAEGCREDTEEPGQPTAAPREVAVDQTVYYEEKVGPVLDEINRAVSCAVGEEVLGELVGKLYGCLEAGGLLGRHFRYRSQVLRAVFRLVDREYGPLLAAIARVMLALKVSGSNLTSVCKLVFKVTRHDVNDSLFLEGNLLDLLLEAVACVPPLDQPEACVYGYGALKFLTMNSQLVSRLLNRGILELLVLHMKLIVNHQQEVGSVPEQTHYALVQLTGTLRHVSSCERTFPLLLVTGAVPQVCSLLHHFSHDQDVTANVVRILSIISTHEECCAVAATHPATLPAAVAALRRHAASPAIVVRLAYALGNMMANSDEARWKVGLFSVDGFTETLLELLTEYLQRDRHHQADEMIDPLTPASGTPEDVMVKLIRVLANVSVHSRVGPVLARSRTCLSLLVSALQHKGVDESEELVLSTLATLNNLTFYTRDQPISTLHTDLAECLCEMLPMDHVEGLVETIRVFGNLTHFKDIRDILTKRAVLEVLVEMLDCDSRELVYVCAGVLVNLMSDASRRTIFQMEKGVLRMIDVLQYFGYGDWQLCNLVCQVLWNFCASAADVQEVLGPKETEKLIYVLEEFLDDDSYFNNPEVFGECDPDTKEVVYQLWEDFAFVATKLLDRIEENTALPVVPV, encoded by the exons atgagccAGGCGGTGGAGAGCAGGCGCGAGGTGACCTTGAGTAGCGGCAACATGGAGACCACAAGCAACGCGCTCTCTCCGTTCTACATTCCCCCGCACCGCAAAACCTCCGCCCAGATCATCAGAGAGGCGCGGGCGTCCCTGGGCGTGGGGGGCAGTCCCTCCACGCCCATCCTGACAGGCGTGGGCGTGCCTAGAGTGGGCGTGAGGACCGTGCAGACGAAAAGACCGTTCACGccacgagagagggagagaacgcTGTTTGGCGGGAGGACGTCAGCGGAGGCGGGAAGAGATGCAAGGCCTCCCAGCTCcttcac gctgTCGCCGCTGCATTTCGACTCGAGTGACAGCAACGGCAGCAGCAACGGAAGGCAGATAAGCACGGCTGCTGGCCCCCGCTTACTGCTACCCCTGGCCTCTGCTAAACTAAGCAAGGATGGCTGcgataag gcCAAACTCCCGTCCCTCATCTCCACATCCAGGCTTGTCCACAGGCACCAGTTCCgcgccctctccctctgtgact TACCAGAGGAGGAGAccgaggaggggggagaagaaggCGTCCCCCGTACCCCCCACCGAGGTAATGTCCCCTCTCTACCCAGGAGCTCCACCTTCAACGCTCTCCTCAGcctacag GGTGTGAGGgcagggggaggtggagggcacGTGGGGGCCCGAGGAGGACTGGTGGGCACCCGTTTCCTGGGgactgagaggaagaagagcttAAGCAAGAGGCCTGGAGTGGATAGAGACTGGCGGCATGCAGTGGAGGCCAGGACTGGAAGCAAGGATGAAGAAG aactccccttctccccttctcccacagAGGCTGAGGGATGCAGGGAGGACACGGAAGAGCCAGGACAACCCACAGCTGCCCCCAGGGAGGTTGCAGTGGACCAGACTGTGTATTATGAAGAGAAGGTGGGGCCGGTGCTGGACGAGATTAACAGGGCAGTCAGCTGTG CCGtgggggaggaggtgctggGGGAGCTGGTGGGGAAGCTGTATGGGTGTCTTGAGGCTGGCGGACTGCTGGGGAGACACTTTCGCTACAGGTCACAAGTTCTTCGAGCCGTCTTTCGCTTGGTTGATCGCGAATATGGGCCCCTCCTGGCTGCCATTGCAAGGGTGATGCTGgcg CTCAAGGTATCTGGCAGCAACCTCACTTCAGTCTGCAAATTGGTGTTTAAGGTGACAAGACACGACGTCAATGATTCTCTATTTCTTGAGGGGAACCTGCTGGACCTGCTGCTGGAGGCTGTGGCGTGCGTCCCACCCCTGGACCAACCTGAGGCCTGTGTGTATGGCTATGGGGCACTCAAATTTCTTACCATGAATTCACAGCTTGTCTCTCGGCTTCTCAACAGAGGCATTCTAGAGCTTCTGGTGTTGCATATGAAGCTTATTGTTAATCAT CAGCAGGAGGTAGGGAGCGTACCAGAACAGACCCACTACGCCCTGGTGCAGCTGACGGGGACCCTGCGGCACGTCAGCAGCTGCGAGAGGACCTTCCCCTTGCTGCTGGTGACTGGTGCTGTTCCTCAGGTGTGCTCCCTCCTGCATCACTTCTCCCATGATCAGGATGTGACCGCCAATGTTGTCAGGATATTGAG catCATCTCCACACATGAGGAATGCTGTGCGGTGGCAGCCACACACCCTGCCACACTGCCTGCAGCTGTGGCAGCTCTGCGCCGCCACGCTGCGTCGCCGGCCATTGTGGTGCGGCTGGCCTACGCACTGGGCAACATGATGGCCAACTCGGACGAGGCTCGCTGGAAAGTGGGT ttgTTCAGCGTCGATGGGTTTACGGAAACACTGCTTGAGCTGCTGACTGAGTACCTCCAACGGGACCGCCACCACCAGGCTGACGAGATGATAGACCCCCTCACACCAGCCAGCGGGACCCCAGAGGACGTCATGGTGAAG CTGATCCGCGTCCTGGCCAACGTGTCCGTACATTCGCGCGTCGGCCCCGTCCTGGCCCGCTCACGCACCTGCCTGTCACTGCTGGTGTCGGCTCTTCAGCACAAGGGTGTGGATGAGAGTGAGGAGCTGGTGTTGTCCACGCTTGCCACCCTCAACAACCTCACCTTCTACACCCGCGACCAGCCCATCTCCACTCTGCACACTGATTTGGCtgagt GCCTGTGTGAGATGCTGCCGATGGATCACGTGGAGGGCCTAGTGGAAACCATCCGAGTGTTTGGCAACCTCACACACTTCAAGGACATCCGAGACATCCTAACAAAGCGCGCAG tgctggaggtgctggtggAAATGCTAGACTGTGATTCACGGGAGCTGGTGTACGTGTGTGCTGGCGTGCTGGTCAACCTCATGTCAGACGCCTCCAGGAGAACCATATTTCAGATGGAGAAGGGCGTGctcag AATGATTGACGTGTTGCAGTATTTCGGTTACGGTGATTGGCAGCTGTGCAATCTGGTGTGTCAGGTGCTGTGGAACTTCTGTGCCTCTGCTGCGGACGTGCAGGAGGTGCTGGGACCAAAGGAGACAGAGAAGCTGATCTATGTCCTGGAGGAATTCTTGG ATGACGACTCCTATTTCAACAACCCTGAGGTGTTTGGTGAGTGCGACCCAGACACGAAGGAGGTTGTATATCAGTTGTGGGAGGATTTTGCCTTTGTGGCCACCAAGCTCCTGGACCGCATTGAGGAAAACACCGCCCTCCCTGTTGTGCCTGtctag